A genomic stretch from Hermetia illucens chromosome 7, iHerIll2.2.curated.20191125, whole genome shotgun sequence includes:
- the LOC119660735 gene encoding probable cation-transporting ATPase 13A3 isoform X3, protein MAQRFHLSVHFSSGHFKHFESVRLFRCKQLRYIWDEQTQTFHKLKGLDMNVPARYLHQRKGLSCSEEYARRLVYGPNEITIPFKNIPTLLFLEVLNPYYVFQVFSVILWMCYSYYYYAVVIVIMSIFGITMSIIQTRKNQNALRDTVVNSDFAFVIHDDGSVEQMETHFLVPGDIIEIPANGCTMQCDAVLLSGNCILDEAILTGESVPVTKTPLPLKQGLMFDAKEHSRHTLFCGTKVIQTRYIGTEKVLAVVINTGNITAKGGLIRSILYPPPVDYKFERDSYKFITLLACIAAISFLYTLVTKIMRGIPATKIAIEALDLITIAVPPALPAAMSVGRFYALKRLKKQNIYCIAPRSINIAGSINCVCFDKTGTLTEDGLDMWGVLPKSPTNQFQIPLKDVQRLPEDHFLYGMVSCHSITIMNGELKGDPLDLKMFESTGWILEEANIAENNKYDLLTPTVLKPPKLGKSDSDRSLNLNDSVDQILISNDIGVVREFSFASNLQRMSVITRRIGDDHFNVYCKGSPEMIQTLCRPESIPLDYLNHLNHYAQQGYRIIAIAYKPLDRKITYTKVHRIARDKVESDLEFQGFVILENRLKPDTTNVIATLTAANIRTVMITGDNILTAISVAKDCGIVTKKQSIITVNARSHPSKANDYEIYYTLSAANPSISSPNYGTNGDVYSLMTNSNSIASLETTDTWTHRDCVVTLTQDEIPYLNNYRFAIAGKTWSVLCDHFPELVSKIVTRGTIFARMSPDQKQELIQEYQTLGYYVAMCGDGANDCGALKAAHTGISLSEAESSVASPFTSRNHTIACVPTVIKEGRAALVTCFGIFKYMAAYSLVQFISVLMLYSIDSNLTDIQFLYIDLCLISVFAFFFGRTGAYDGPLVAETPLNSLVSVSPIASLLLHILVSMAFQVASWYHVQQQPWFVPFNFSAAADEKLGCHENYTIFIVSGFQYIILAFIFSKGKPYRKSILSNYWFISAILINLAIVIYMAMIPPAFLANFMELILPPGDYWFRFYLILYGVLNFVISLIIEEVIVEYLLFKKMRYRFHNVAKSQKKYLAIERELNNQYSWPPLSNYQDEANTMNMTEDCSPVSYAEIGAEEHNAENLESERENSILNRFFDPKLQTSNADEHSLSAIESDSDMEQYEETHPPKELTVELPLKTSTIPSSIEASMHNRREPEPELQVEFASPVHSGLPTSHPFISNASSVDHACVNGTTRQSTPMKKPSTLKLKEFTFIDDNSTDQKSATSTSIQMENCIKNPENSMENRYIGNKSNNSNSSLKRKDQIMMTTTS, encoded by the exons ATGGCTCAACGCTTTCATCTTTCGGTACACTTTTCGTCAGGGCATTTCAAGC attttgaatCAGTTCGTCTATTCCGTTGCAAGCAATTGCGTTATATTTGGGATGAACAAACTCAAACGTTCCATAAACTTAAAGGACTTGATATGAACGTACCTGCACGATATCTTCATCAACGAAAGGGTCTGTCATGCAGTGAGGAATATGCGAGACGTCTAGTTTATGGACCCAATGAAATAACAATTCCATTCAAAAATATTCCAACACTACTATTCCTCGAAGTATTGAATCCATACTATGTTTTTCAAGTATTTTCCGTTATACTATGGATGTGCTATAGTTACTACTATTACGCTGTTGTCATCGTCATAATGTCGATATTTGGCATAACTATGTCGATTATCCAAACAAGAAAG AATCAAAATGCCCTTCGTGATACAGTCGTAAACAGTGACTTTGCGTTTGTGATTCATGATGATGGGAGTGTTGAACAGATGGAAACGCACTTCCTGGTACCAGGAGACATCATAGAAATCCCAGCAAATGGGTGTACTATGCAGTGTGATGCAGTATTGCTTTCTGGAAACTGCATTTTAGATGAAGCAATATTGACAG GTGAAAGTGTGCCAGTCACAAAAACGCCATTACCTCTGAAACAAGGTCTGATGTTTGACGCGAAAGAACACAGTAGACACACCCTTTTCTGCGGGACGAAAGTTATTCAAACGAGATATATTGGAACAGAAAAAGTTTTAGCAGTTGTGATTAATACCGGCAACATAACTGCCAAGGGGGGTCTCATCAGATCGATACTTTATCCACCACCCGTGGACTACAAGTTCGAAAGAGATTCATATAAATTTATAACGCTTCTAGCATGCATagcagctattagtttcttgtaCACTTTAGTAACAAAG ATAATGCGAGGGATTCCAGCAACAAAAATTGCCATTGAAGCTTTGGATTTAATCACAATTGCTGTACCCCCTGCTCTACCTGCGGCAATGAGTGTGGGCCGTTTCTACGCACTCAAACGGTTAAAGAAACAAAATATTTACTGCATTGCACCTCGATCTATAAACATAGCTGGCAGTATTAACTGCGTGTGCTTTGATAAG ACTGGAACTCTAACAGAAGATGGCCTGGATATGTGGGGAGTACTTCCCAAATCACCAACTAACCAATTTCAAATACCACTGAAGGATGTTCAGCGTTTACCTGAGGATCATTTTCTTTACGGAATGGTTTCATGTCATTCAATCACAATAATGAATGGCGAATTGAAAGGTGACCCCTTGGATTTGAAAATGTTCGAGTCCACGGGGTGGATATTGGAGGAAGCAAATATAgccgaaaataataaatatgacTTGCTGACACCAACTGTACTTAAACCGCCAAAACTAG GTAAGAGCGATAGTGACCGGTCTTTAAATTTAAATGATTCTGTGGATCAGATCCTCATTTCAAATGATATTGGAGTTGTGCGCGAATTTTCGTTCGCAAGCAATTTACAAAGGATGTCCGTCATTACTAGACGTATCGGTGATGATCATTTCAATGTCTACTGTAAAGGATCACCTGAAATGATTCAAACACTTTGTCGCCCCGAATCTATTCCACTGGATTATTTGAATCATCTAAATCATTATGCCCAGCAAGGCTACAGAATCATCGCTATTGCATATAAGCCACTTGATCGTAAGATCACCTATACAAAAGTACATCGCATTGCTCGTGACAAAGTCGAGAGCGATTTAGAATTCCAAGGGTTCGTGATCCTGGAAAATCGTTTAAAGCCTGATACGACGAATGTCATCGCAACATTAACAGCAGCCAATATAAGAACAGTGATGATAACAGGTGATAATATCTTAACAGCCATAAGTGTGGCAAAAGATTGTGGAATAGTAACGAAAAAACAAAGTATCATAACCGTAAATGCACGATCGCATCCCAGCAAAGCCAATGATTATGAAATCTACTACACACTATCAGCTGCCAATCCTAGTATTTCCTCTCCGAATTACGGCACAAATGGGGATGTTTATTCCCTGATGACGAACAGTAACAGTATTGCTAGTTTAGAAACAACAGACACCTGGACACACCGAGATTGTGTGGTGACTTTGACCCAGGATGAAATTCCTTATTTGAATAACTATCGATTTGCCATTGCTGGGAAAACTTGGTCAGTCTTATGTGATCATTTCCCTGAGCTGGTGTCGAAAATAGTTACAAGAGGAACAATTTTCGCTCGCATGTCGCCAGATCAAAAGCAAGAATTGATTCAAGAATATCAAACTCTAGGATACTACGTAGCAATGTGTGGAGATGGCGCGAACGACTGTGGTGCTCTGAAAGCAGCTCACACGGGAATATCACTTTCGGAAGCTGAAAGTTCAGTAGCATCTCCCTTTACATCGCGAAATCATACAATCGCTTGTGTGCCGACCGTGATCAAAGAAGGACGTGCGGCATTGGTGACCTGTTTTGGAATTTTCAAATACATGGCTGCTTATTCTCTCGTACAGTTCATATCAGTGCTAATGCTATACTCCATCGATTCGAACCTCACTGACATTCAGTTCCTTTATATAGATTTATGTCTCATATCGGTGTTTGCATTCTTCTTTGGACGAACGGGAGCCTACGATGGACCGCTGGTTGCGGAAACCCCGTTGAATTCATTGGTTTCTGTAAGTCCGATTGCATCGCTCCTCCTACATATTCTCGTGTCAATGGCATTCCAAGTGGCCTCGTGGTACCATGTACAGCAACAACCCTGGTTCGTCCCATTCAACTTTAGTGCAGCCGCAGACGAAAAACTCGGTTgccatgaaaattataccattttcATTGTGTCCGGCTTTCAATACATTATCCTGGCGTTCATTTTCTCCAAAGGGAAACCTTATCGAAAGTCGATACTATCTAATTATTGGTTTATATCAGCAATTCTTATAAACCTGGCTATAGTTATCTACATGGCAATGATACCTCCTGCCTTTTTGGCTAATTTTATGGAGCTGATTTTACCACCGGGCGACTATTGGTTCAGATTCTACTTAATACTTTATGGTGTGCTCAATTTCGTGATATCATTAATTATTGAGGAGGTCATAGTTGAATATTTGCTCTTCAAAAAAATGAGGTATCGATTCCATAACGTAGCTAAATCACAGAAGAAGTACCTGGCAATCGAGCGTGAATTGAACAATCAATATAGCTGGCCTCCGCTGTCTAACTATCAAGATGAGGCCAATACTATGAATATGACTGAAGATTGTTCGCCAGTATCCTATGCCGAGATTGGAGCCGAAGAGCACAATGCCGAGAATTTAGAATCTGAAAGAGAGAACAGTATTTTGAACCGTTTCTTCGACCCCAAACTCCAAACTAGCAATGCAGATGAGCACAGTCTTTCTGCAATTGAATCAGACTCAGACATGGAGCAATATGAAGAGACACATCCTCCCAAGGAATTAACTGTTGAATTGCCACTAAAGACTTCGACTATACCATCTTCAATTGAGGCGTCAATGCATAATCGGAGAGAGCCCGAGCCCGAGCTTCAAGTGGAATTTGCGTCCCCAGTACATTCTGGATTGCCAACATCACATCCTTTCATAAGCAATGCATCTTCAGTAGACCATGCATGCGTTAACGGCACTACGAGGCAATCTACCCCAATGAAAAAGCCCAGTACAttaaaattgaaagaattcaCATTCATTGATGACAATTCAACAGACCAAAAATCAGCAACTAGTACTTCTATCCAAAtggaaaattgtataaaaaatcctgaaaacagtatggaaaatagatacatagGTAATAAAAGTAACAATTCCAACAGTAGTCTTAAACGTAAGGATCAAATAATGATGACAACAACCAGCTGA